AAACAAACGATCTGGTGCTGCCCTCATCTTACCGATACCTTTTCTTATCAGCGACGCACGTTCCTTTTCGGATTCTGCCCGTAACGCCTGGCGGAAAATTTCCTTTAACTCCTCGTGGATGGGATGGGGAGAATCTTGAGTCACCGTACCTTCCTACCAACACTTGCAACTTGCAGCCAATTATAGAGCGCCAACCGTACTCCTGCAAGCCAGCAAAGGAAGCTATCGACGCGAAAAGAAACTTCGCCAAAATCTCCACCATCCCATCCGCAATGGTACCGGTATTTGGTTCTAGCTAGCGCAAACCGTAACAACCCAAAGATGCCCAATGAACGGGATGGTCAAACGGACAACCTTTGTCGTTGGCATAGCGGTTGATGGCTTTTTGCGCATTCTTAATCTTCCTGAACTCTGTTTGCGTTTGATTTTGGTTCGATTGTTGTCTCAACCGCTTTTCTTGTTCTTTGAGATGCTTTTGTAAAGACTGGCTGTAGTCTTTTTTAAACACCGCCCCCGTCATTTGCCGCATCTTTTGCTGTGCCGCCTGCAAAGCCAGAGAACGGTTTTTCCCTTGGTGACGCTGTTCGTGATAGAGAACCGACAGCAGAGCAGCCGACAAATCATAAATCGACCAGTGACTGGCAATCACTCCCCGCGCCCCAGCACAGAGAAACCCCGTACTGACAGCCACCGGTTCGTCAACAGCACCTTTTGGTGCAAACAGCCCCGTTTCGCAGCAAGAAAGGTACACCTCCTCCAACTGGGGAAACCGCCAGCCCGGGGAAAACAGTTGGGTAACAGCAATCTTGCCATCGCTAAGCTTCAACCCCGACTCCTCGGGATTGTCAAAACGACTTTGGGCGTGGTGGCTGCTCACCAAATGCGTGGTTCCCTGTTCCGCCAGCAAGCGACGGTAGGCATCGCGAGTGGCTTCCTCACCCACCAAATGTTGTTCTGGGGGAATTTGGAACAGCCGGGCAACATTGCTGCCTTCAAAACCACTAAAGGGCAGGTCGTTGGTAGCGTTTTCTACCGTGGCGTAGTGGCGCTGGGAGACAGAACCGCGACGGTGGCAAAAGCCCAAAACCTGCAAGCTGGGCGCATACCGCAAGCAGAATTTATCTCCCAAATAGGCTTTCTCCCCAGAAAGGGGCAAAGCGGCAAAGGGAATTTGATGCAGGAACAGGTGGGGAATGAGGATGAGTTCGTCCACATCGGCAAGTTGTTCGGCAATGAGACGGTCCAAATCCAGCCGTTGGGATAGTTCGGCGAGGATATCGGGCATTTGTTGGATCCACTGGCTTTTGTTGTTGTTGTAAGGATTGACCCAAGTCTCCCGCAGCCATTGTTGCAGCTTTTGGTATCCCTGCCCGGAACAAGTGAAACAGTCGGGCGTCGTTTCCCCGGCGCGCAGGATAAAAATGTGGGTGTCATTTTTGGTGGTGTAAAAACTCAGCAAAGCAGCATGGGGGCTATCTTGTAGCAGGGGCAGGAACTCTTGCAGTTGCGGCGGTTGCACTTGCCGCAGTTTGGCGATGACTTCGTCGCGGCTGTTGATTTTATCGAGGATGGCTTGTTTTTCCCGTTCCAGTTGCAGAATCTGGTCGGATGTCTCCTTGGCAGCCCGGAGTTGGCGGGTTTTAAGTTTGTTGTCGCTGCCGTCGTTGTCCTTGTCGTCCATTTGCTGCCGTTGGATAGCAATTTGGTCGTCCAATTGGTCCAACTGTTGCAACCACTGGCGGACTTCTTCGGGAATGTTGCCATCTTGGTAAAGGTCGGCAGTTGCCATCAGGTCTTTCAAGCGTTTGGCGCGTACCCGTTCCGCAATTTCCAAGGCGGTGGTAATCTCCTGGCGGTTGATGGCAGCTTGGATGGCATTTTCGTAGACATAGATGGAATTAGCCACCACTTCCT
This is a stretch of genomic DNA from Geitlerinema sp. PCC 9228. It encodes these proteins:
- a CDS encoding CHAT domain-containing tetratricopeptide repeat protein, yielding MTSPSRLQQICGFFKKTVQVAQQGYAQLQNVLKPGQPGKTPSPATTSQAAQTLLLTLLQAGAEGGAEAVYKVLDERNGRVDPQLPAAAKALLEQLSTEQDQELQDGAVGLIENLANRLQGYPRGRQGENITLAISLYELVLEARPRHSVPEKHAQTLTNLGVAYKTQAELGQDPAANLQQAIRRAYRQAEEIFRRPGLEKNLASTLYNLGNTYSDQAELGQDPAANLQQAIRAYRQAEEIRRRLELEKDLAQTLTNLGNAYSKQADLGQDPAANLQQAIRAYRQAEEIFRRLELEKDLATTLYNLGIAYGNQAELGQDPAANLQEAIRAYRQAEEIFRRLELEKDLAQTLTNLGNAYQIQADKVGENVAENRRQAANCYRKALQFVRPQILPVDCLTAARALGNLGFRQGDWHLALEGYRDAMEAIEYSRTQRLSNAERQEVVANSIYVYENAIQAAINRQEITTALEIAERVRAKRLKDLMATADLYQDGNIPEEVRQWLQQLDQLDDQIAIQRQQMDDKDNDGSDNKLKTRQLRAAKETSDQILQLEREKQAILDKINSRDEVIAKLRQVQPPQLQEFLPLLQDSPHAALLSFYTTKNDTHIFILRAGETTPDCFTCSGQGYQKLQQWLRETWVNPYNNNKSQWIQQMPDILAELSQRLDLDRLIAEQLADVDELILIPHLFLHQIPFAALPLSGEKAYLGDKFCLRYAPSLQVLGFCHRRGSVSQRHYATVENATNDLPFSGFEGSNVARLFQIPPEQHLVGEEATRDAYRRLLAEQGTTHLVSSHHAQSRFDNPEESGLKLSDGKIAVTQLFSPGWRFPQLEEVYLSCCETGLFAPKGAVDEPVAVSTGFLCAGARGVIASHWSIYDLSAALLSVLYHEQRHQGKNRSLALQAAQQKMRQMTGAVFKKDYSQSLQKHLKEQEKRLRQQSNQNQTQTEFRKIKNAQKAINRYANDKGCPFDHPVHWASLGCYGLR